The following proteins come from a genomic window of Cronobacter muytjensii ATCC 51329:
- the gorA gene encoding glutathione-disulfide reductase yields MTRHYDYLAIGGGSGGIASVNRAAMYGQKCALIEAKALGGTCVNVGCVPKKVMWHAAQIAEAIHLYGPDYGFDTTVNHFDWQKLVASRTAYIDRIHTSYDNVLGKNNVDVIQGFARFVDAHTVEVNGERITADHILIATGGRPSHPDIPGAEYGIDSDGFFALSALPKRVAVVGAGYIAVELAGVINALGAKTHLFVRKHAPLRTFDPMLSETLVEVMQAEGPQLHTHATPKAVVKNSDGSLTLTLEDGRSETVDALIWAIGREPETDNFNLAATGVKTNEKGYIVVDKYQNTNVPGIYAVGDNTGAVELTPVAVAAGRRLSERLFNNKPDEHLDYSNIPTVVFSHPPIGTVGLTEPQAREQYGDDQVKIYKSSFTAMYTAVTSHRQPCRMKLVCVGPEEKIVGIHGIGFGMDEMLQGFAVALKMGATKKDFDNTVAIHPTAAEEFVTMR; encoded by the coding sequence ATGACCAGACACTACGACTACCTCGCCATCGGCGGCGGCAGTGGCGGTATCGCTTCTGTCAACCGCGCCGCCATGTACGGCCAGAAATGCGCCCTGATTGAAGCCAAAGCGCTGGGCGGCACCTGCGTCAATGTCGGCTGCGTACCGAAAAAAGTGATGTGGCACGCCGCGCAAATCGCTGAAGCTATCCACCTTTACGGCCCGGACTACGGCTTCGACACCACCGTAAACCATTTTGACTGGCAAAAGCTGGTGGCGAGCCGCACCGCCTATATCGACCGTATCCACACCTCGTATGACAACGTGCTGGGCAAAAATAATGTCGATGTGATTCAGGGCTTCGCCCGTTTTGTGGACGCGCATACGGTGGAAGTGAACGGCGAGCGGATCACGGCCGATCACATCCTGATCGCGACCGGCGGCCGTCCGAGCCACCCGGATATTCCGGGCGCGGAATATGGCATCGATTCTGACGGTTTCTTCGCGCTGTCGGCGCTGCCGAAACGTGTGGCGGTGGTGGGCGCGGGCTATATCGCCGTTGAACTGGCAGGCGTGATTAACGCGCTGGGCGCAAAGACGCACCTGTTTGTGCGCAAGCACGCGCCGCTGCGCACTTTTGATCCGATGCTTTCTGAAACGCTGGTGGAAGTGATGCAGGCCGAAGGCCCGCAGCTGCACACCCACGCAACGCCAAAAGCGGTTGTCAAAAACAGCGACGGCAGCCTGACGCTGACGCTGGAAGATGGCCGGTCAGAAACGGTGGACGCGCTGATCTGGGCGATTGGCCGCGAGCCGGAAACCGATAATTTCAACCTGGCGGCGACGGGCGTTAAAACTAACGAAAAAGGCTACATCGTCGTCGATAAATACCAGAACACCAATGTGCCTGGCATTTATGCCGTGGGTGACAACACCGGCGCAGTAGAACTGACGCCTGTCGCGGTCGCCGCGGGCCGTCGCCTCTCCGAACGCCTGTTTAACAACAAGCCGGATGAGCACCTTGATTACAGCAATATTCCGACCGTGGTGTTCAGCCATCCGCCGATCGGCACCGTCGGGCTTACCGAGCCGCAGGCGCGCGAGCAATATGGCGACGATCAGGTGAAAATCTATAAATCGTCGTTTACCGCGATGTACACCGCCGTGACCTCACACCGTCAGCCGTGCCGCATGAAACTGGTGTGCGTCGGGCCGGAGGAAAAGATCGTCGGTATCCACGGGATCGGCTTCGGCATGGACGAAATGCTGCAGGGCTTTGCGGTAGCGCTGAAAATGGGCGCGACCAAAAAAGACTTCGACAACACGGTCGCCATCCACCCGACCGCGGCGGAAGAGTTTGTGACCATGCGTTAA
- a CDS encoding SDR family NAD(P)-dependent oxidoreductase yields MTQRIAIITGGSRGLGKNAALKLAERGIGVLLTYQHRREDADAVVREIEQKGGKAAALALNVADSTTFTDFVAQVKTQLQETWQRDSFDYLINNAGVGIYAPFSEFSEAQFDELVNIHFKGPFFLTQQLLPLINDGGRILNVSSGLTRFALPGYSAYAAMKGAMEVLTRYQAKELGSRKIAVNIIAPGAIETDFGGGRVRDNEELNRFIASQTALGRVGLPDDIGAAMAAIVSDELGWANAQRIEVSGGMFL; encoded by the coding sequence ATGACGCAACGTATCGCAATCATCACAGGCGGCAGCCGCGGACTCGGTAAAAACGCAGCGCTGAAGCTCGCAGAGCGTGGAATTGGTGTTCTTCTGACGTACCAGCATCGGCGTGAAGACGCCGACGCGGTGGTGCGTGAAATTGAGCAAAAAGGCGGGAAGGCGGCGGCTCTGGCGCTGAACGTCGCCGATAGTACGACCTTTACGGATTTTGTAGCGCAGGTCAAAACGCAGCTGCAAGAGACCTGGCAGCGCGACAGCTTTGATTATTTAATCAACAACGCAGGCGTTGGCATTTATGCGCCATTCAGCGAGTTTAGCGAGGCGCAGTTCGACGAGTTAGTGAACATTCACTTCAAAGGGCCGTTCTTTCTGACCCAGCAGCTGTTGCCGCTGATTAACGACGGCGGGCGCATCCTGAATGTCTCCAGCGGGCTGACGCGCTTCGCACTGCCGGGCTACTCGGCTTATGCGGCGATGAAAGGCGCAATGGAAGTGCTGACGCGCTATCAGGCTAAAGAGCTTGGCAGCCGCAAGATTGCGGTGAATATCATTGCTCCGGGCGCGATTGAAACCGACTTCGGCGGGGGCCGGGTGCGCGATAACGAAGAGCTTAACCGCTTTATCGCGTCGCAGACGGCGCTGGGACGCGTGGGCCTGCCGGATGATATCGGCGCGGCGATGGCGGCGATTGTCAGCGATGAACTCGGCTGGGCGAACGCACAGCGCATCGAGGTTTCTGGCGGGATGTTCCTGTAA
- a CDS encoding AsmA family protein: MTKTTKIISVVAGVFLLLVVVAIIIIATFDWNRLKPTINQKVSTELNRPFAIRGDLGVVWERNKEEPGWRSWVPWPHVHAEDVVLGNPPDIPQVTMIHLPRVEATLAPLALLTKTVYLPWIKFQKPDAQLIRLSEKTNNWTFDMKQSDGEETQQPSAWSFRLDNILFDQGRLRVDDKVSRADVEILIDPLGKPLPFNEVTGEKEKKDGDKVGDYVFGLKARGTYNDQPLRGSGKIGGMLALKSEGTPFPVQADLRSGDTRVAFVGTVNDPMNMGGVDLQLKFAGDSLGDLYELTGVLLPDTPPFETDGRLVAKIDSEKGSVYDYRGFNGRIGESDIHGSLTYSQRKPRPKLEGDLESRQLRLADLGPLIGVDSGAGAQKSKNAEQKKGEKPAQPGDKVLPHDTFETNKWDVMDADVRFKGRRIEHSTRLPISDLTTHILLTNGDLRLRPLKFGMAGGTIDANIHLDGDKQPMQGAADIQARRLKLKELMPNVELMQRTLGELNGDAKLRGTGNSVASLLGTSDGNLKILMNDGLISRNLMEILGLNVGNFIVGQIFGDDEVRVNCAAANLNLTNGVARPEIFAFDTENALINITGTTSFADERLDLTINPESKGVRIVTLRSPLYVRGTFKEPDYGVKPGPLIARGAVAAALATLVTPAAALLALISPSEGSENQCSAILGQMKQ; encoded by the coding sequence ATGACAAAAACAACCAAAATAATCAGCGTGGTAGCAGGGGTTTTCTTGTTGCTGGTCGTTGTCGCTATCATCATTATCGCGACGTTTGACTGGAATCGGCTTAAGCCGACCATCAACCAGAAGGTCTCCACGGAGCTAAACCGCCCCTTTGCCATACGTGGCGATCTGGGCGTGGTATGGGAGCGAAACAAAGAAGAGCCCGGCTGGCGAAGCTGGGTGCCCTGGCCGCATGTGCATGCTGAAGATGTCGTACTCGGCAACCCGCCCGATATTCCGCAGGTAACCATGATTCACCTGCCGCGCGTGGAGGCGACCCTGGCCCCGCTGGCGCTGCTCACCAAAACCGTTTATCTCCCGTGGATTAAATTTCAGAAGCCGGACGCGCAACTGATTCGTCTGTCGGAAAAAACCAATAACTGGACGTTCGACATGAAGCAGAGCGACGGCGAGGAGACGCAGCAGCCGTCTGCCTGGTCGTTCCGGCTCGACAATATTCTGTTCGATCAGGGCCGGTTGCGGGTGGACGATAAGGTCAGCCGCGCCGATGTGGAAATTCTTATCGATCCGCTCGGTAAGCCGCTGCCCTTTAACGAAGTGACCGGCGAGAAAGAGAAAAAAGACGGCGATAAGGTCGGCGATTATGTGTTCGGGCTGAAGGCGCGCGGCACATATAACGATCAGCCGCTGCGCGGCAGTGGGAAAATCGGCGGAATGCTGGCGCTGAAAAGCGAAGGCACGCCGTTCCCGGTGCAGGCGGATCTGCGCTCCGGCGATACCCGCGTGGCGTTTGTCGGCACGGTTAACGACCCGATGAATATGGGCGGCGTCGATCTACAGCTCAAATTCGCCGGCGATTCGCTGGGCGATCTCTACGAGCTGACCGGCGTACTGCTGCCGGATACCCCGCCGTTTGAAACTGATGGCCGCCTTGTCGCGAAAATCGACAGCGAAAAAGGCTCGGTCTATGACTATCGCGGCTTTAACGGGCGGATCGGCGAGAGCGACATCCACGGCTCGCTGACCTACAGCCAGCGTAAACCGCGCCCGAAACTGGAAGGGGATCTGGAGTCGCGGCAGTTGCGGCTTGCCGACCTTGGCCCGCTGATTGGCGTCGATTCCGGCGCGGGCGCGCAGAAGAGCAAAAACGCCGAGCAGAAAAAAGGCGAAAAACCGGCGCAGCCCGGCGACAAAGTTCTGCCGCATGACACTTTTGAGACCAACAAATGGGACGTGATGGATGCGGACGTGCGCTTTAAAGGGCGTCGTATTGAGCACAGCACGCGCCTGCCGATTAGCGATCTCACCACCCATATCCTGCTCACCAACGGCGATTTACGCCTCAGGCCGCTGAAATTCGGCATGGCGGGCGGGACGATTGACGCCAATATTCACCTCGACGGCGATAAACAGCCGATGCAGGGCGCGGCGGATATTCAGGCGCGCCGACTGAAGCTGAAAGAGCTGATGCCGAACGTAGAGCTGATGCAGCGCACGCTCGGTGAACTCAACGGCGACGCGAAGCTGCGCGGCACCGGTAACTCTGTCGCGTCGCTGCTCGGCACCAGCGACGGCAACCTGAAGATCCTGATGAATGACGGGCTTATCAGCCGCAACCTGATGGAAATTCTGGGCCTGAACGTGGGTAACTTTATCGTCGGGCAGATTTTCGGCGACGACGAAGTGCGGGTGAACTGCGCGGCGGCGAACCTGAACCTGACTAACGGCGTGGCGCGCCCGGAAATTTTCGCCTTTGATACCGAAAACGCGCTGATTAACATCACCGGCACCACCAGTTTCGCTGATGAGCGGCTGGATCTGACCATCAATCCGGAAAGTAAAGGAGTGCGCATCGTGACGCTGCGCTCGCCGCTCTATGTGCGCGGTACCTTTAAGGAGCCGGATTATGGCGTGAAGCCAGGGCCGTTGATTGCGCGTGGGGCGGTTGCCGCCGCGCTCGCAACGCTCGTGACGCCTGCCGCAGCGCTGCTGGCGCTGATTTCGCCATCCGAGGGCAGCGAGAACCAGTGCAGCGCTATCCTGGGGCAGATGAAGCAATAA
- the yhjD gene encoding inner membrane protein YhjD, with amino-acid sequence MTTPEQPAKRPTEDLKYQPVPQLDTRPDEKKTDDKPAEGVIGTVKEKVEQVERRPAIAHLIRAFERFNERMGNQFGAAITYFSFLSMIPVLMVSFAVAGFVLASHPTLLQDIFNKILQSVSDPTLAKTLSSSINAAVEQRTTVGIVGFGVALYSGVNWMGYLREAIRAQFRDDWERGADDEKEKWWLKYLRDFISLIGLLVALIITMAITSVAGSAQETIIRLLHLDAIGWLKPVWHLIGLAVSFCANYLLFFWIFWRLPRHRPRKKALLRGTVIAAIGFEVIKIIMTYTLPSLVTSPSGAAFGSVLGLMAFFYFFARLTLFCSAWIATAQYKDDPEMPGKNPA; translated from the coding sequence ATGACCACGCCGGAGCAGCCCGCAAAACGTCCGACCGAAGATTTAAAGTATCAGCCTGTCCCACAGCTGGATACCCGCCCGGATGAGAAGAAAACCGACGACAAACCCGCAGAGGGCGTGATCGGCACGGTGAAAGAAAAAGTGGAGCAGGTAGAGCGCCGACCGGCAATCGCCCACCTGATCCGCGCCTTCGAGCGTTTTAACGAGCGCATGGGTAATCAGTTCGGCGCCGCTATCACTTACTTTTCGTTCTTATCAATGATCCCGGTACTGATGGTGTCGTTCGCGGTCGCAGGCTTTGTGCTCGCTTCGCACCCGACGCTGCTACAGGACATTTTTAATAAAATCCTGCAGAGCGTGAGCGATCCGACGCTTGCCAAAACGCTCAGCAGCAGCATTAACGCCGCCGTGGAACAGCGCACCACGGTCGGGATCGTCGGGTTCGGCGTGGCGCTCTATTCCGGCGTGAACTGGATGGGCTATCTGCGCGAGGCTATCCGCGCGCAGTTCCGTGACGACTGGGAGCGCGGCGCGGATGATGAAAAAGAGAAGTGGTGGCTGAAGTACCTGCGCGATTTTATTTCTCTGATTGGCCTGCTGGTGGCGCTCATCATCACCATGGCGATTACGTCCGTGGCGGGCTCGGCGCAGGAGACCATTATTCGACTGCTACATCTGGACGCTATCGGCTGGCTGAAGCCCGTCTGGCACCTGATTGGCCTCGCCGTTTCCTTCTGCGCCAACTATCTGCTTTTCTTCTGGATCTTCTGGCGTCTGCCGCGCCATCGCCCGCGTAAAAAAGCGCTGCTGCGCGGCACCGTGATCGCCGCCATCGGCTTTGAGGTTATCAAAATCATCATGACGTATACCCTGCCGTCGCTGGTGACCTCGCCGTCCGGCGCGGCATTCGGCTCGGTGCTGGGACTGATGGCCTTCTTCTATTTCTTCGCGCGCCTGACGCTGTTCTGCTCCGCCTGGATTGCCACCGCGCAGTATAAAGACGACCCGGAAATGCCGGGTAAAAACCCTGCGTAA
- a CDS encoding MFS transporter: MQASIATPIDNEQDAAPVNSRSKVVIASLIGTAIEFFDFYIYATAAVIVFPHIFFPQGDPTAATLQSLATFAIAFVARPIGSAVFGHFGDRVGRKVTLVASLLTMGISTVLIGLLPGYASIGIMAPLLLALARFGQGLGLGGEWGGAALLATENAPAHKRALYGSFPQLGAPIGFFFANGTFLLLSWLLTDEQFMSWGWRVPFIFSAVLVLIGLYVRVSLHETPVFAKIAKAKKQVKVPLGTLLTKHVRVTVLGTFIMLATYTLFYIMTVYSMTFSTTPAAQGGLGFPRNDVLWMLMMAVIGFGLMVPVAGLLADRFGRRKSMITITTLILLFALFVFPPLLGSGSQTMVMAYLLIGLSLMGLTFGPMGALLPELFPTEVRYTGASFSYNVSSILGASVAPYIATWLQANYGLLYVGIYLAAMAALTLIALIATKETRDQSL, translated from the coding sequence ATGCAAGCATCCATCGCAACCCCCATCGACAACGAACAAGACGCCGCGCCCGTTAACTCGCGCAGTAAGGTCGTCATCGCCTCGCTCATCGGCACCGCCATTGAGTTTTTTGATTTCTACATTTACGCCACCGCGGCGGTGATTGTGTTCCCGCACATTTTCTTCCCGCAGGGTGACCCGACCGCCGCGACGCTCCAGTCGCTGGCGACATTCGCTATCGCCTTCGTGGCGCGCCCTATCGGCTCGGCGGTATTCGGCCATTTCGGCGATCGCGTGGGCCGCAAGGTGACGCTCGTCGCCTCGCTGCTGACGATGGGGATTTCTACGGTATTGATCGGTCTGCTGCCGGGTTATGCGTCTATCGGCATTATGGCGCCGCTGCTGCTGGCGCTGGCGCGCTTCGGCCAGGGGCTGGGCCTCGGCGGAGAATGGGGCGGCGCGGCGCTGCTCGCAACAGAAAACGCGCCCGCGCACAAACGCGCGCTGTATGGCTCCTTTCCGCAGCTTGGCGCGCCCATCGGCTTCTTCTTTGCCAACGGCACCTTCCTGCTGCTCTCCTGGCTGCTGACCGACGAGCAGTTTATGAGCTGGGGCTGGCGCGTGCCATTTATCTTCTCCGCTGTGCTGGTGCTGATTGGCCTGTATGTCCGCGTGTCGCTGCATGAGACGCCGGTGTTTGCCAAAATCGCCAAAGCGAAGAAACAGGTGAAAGTGCCGCTCGGCACGCTGCTGACGAAACATGTGCGCGTAACCGTTCTCGGCACGTTCATTATGCTCGCCACCTATACGCTGTTTTACATCATGACGGTCTATTCGATGACCTTTAGCACCACGCCTGCGGCGCAGGGCGGCCTCGGTTTTCCGCGTAATGACGTGCTGTGGATGCTGATGATGGCGGTGATCGGCTTCGGCCTGATGGTGCCGGTCGCGGGCCTGCTGGCGGACCGCTTCGGTCGTCGTAAGAGCATGATTACGATTACGACGCTGATCCTGCTGTTTGCACTGTTTGTGTTCCCGCCGCTGCTGGGCTCGGGCAGCCAGACAATGGTGATGGCGTATCTGCTGATCGGCCTGAGCCTGATGGGGCTGACGTTCGGCCCGATGGGCGCGCTGCTGCCGGAGCTGTTCCCGACCGAAGTGCGCTACACCGGCGCGTCGTTCTCCTACAACGTGTCGTCGATTCTTGGCGCGTCCGTAGCGCCGTATATCGCTACCTGGTTGCAGGCGAATTACGGGCTGCTTTACGTGGGGATTTATCTCGCGGCGATGGCGGCGCTGACGCTGATTGCGCTGATCGCGACCAAAGAGACACGCGATCAGTCGCTGTAA
- a CDS encoding LysR family transcriptional regulator: MDKIHAMRLFVRVAELESFTRAAETLSLPKGSVSRQVQALENALGTRLLHRTTRRVHLTQDGQVYYERARDLLANLDELDGLFLHDPASVSGRLRVDMPVAVAQNVVIPRLPEFLHHYPGIALELGSSDRLVDVVREGFDCVVRVGQLKDSGLVARPLGKLSQVNCASPDYLARFGCPESLDDLASHAMVHYTPTLGSRPLGFEIGHESASEWIQTGGVLTVNSTETYQAACFAGLGIIQVPRIGVREALRSGRLVEVLPQYRAAPMPVSLIYPHRRHLSRRVHLFMEWLASVMKSYVD; this comes from the coding sequence ATGGATAAAATTCACGCAATGCGTTTATTCGTGCGCGTGGCGGAGCTGGAGAGTTTTACCCGCGCCGCCGAGACCCTGAGCCTGCCGAAAGGCAGCGTCTCACGACAGGTTCAGGCGCTGGAGAACGCGCTCGGCACGCGCCTGCTGCACCGCACCACGCGACGGGTGCATCTCACCCAGGATGGTCAGGTCTATTACGAACGCGCACGCGATCTGCTCGCCAACCTTGATGAACTCGACGGCCTGTTCCTGCACGACCCGGCGAGCGTCAGCGGGCGGCTGCGGGTCGACATGCCGGTTGCGGTGGCGCAAAACGTTGTGATACCGCGCCTGCCGGAGTTTCTTCATCACTATCCCGGCATCGCGCTGGAACTGGGCAGCAGCGACCGGCTGGTGGATGTGGTTCGCGAAGGGTTTGACTGCGTAGTGCGCGTCGGTCAGCTGAAGGATTCCGGGCTGGTGGCGCGACCGCTTGGCAAACTGAGCCAGGTAAACTGCGCGAGCCCGGATTATCTGGCGCGCTTCGGCTGCCCGGAATCGCTCGACGACCTCGCCTCGCACGCGATGGTGCACTACACGCCGACGCTTGGCTCGCGGCCTTTGGGCTTTGAAATCGGGCATGAGAGCGCAAGTGAGTGGATACAAACCGGCGGCGTGCTGACGGTGAACAGCACGGAAACGTATCAGGCCGCCTGCTTTGCCGGGCTGGGCATTATTCAGGTGCCGCGCATTGGCGTACGCGAGGCGCTGCGCAGCGGCAGACTGGTGGAAGTGCTGCCGCAGTATCGCGCCGCGCCGATGCCGGTCTCGCTTATTTACCCGCACCGCCGGCATCTGTCGCGTCGCGTGCATCTGTTTATGGAGTGGCTGGCGTCGGTGATGAAAAGCTACGTTGACTAG
- a CDS encoding YdeI family stress tolerance OB fold protein: MKKTVIIATLSALLTLPALAEEKGGFKNDEAPPPPHQLKDGYRGITDARSIDVKQAKEMHDGGTVTLRGYLIKKKGDDLYQFRDKGGDIDVMIPHAVFQGKDVSPDELVGISGTLDKKQKPYRIRVSHFQKE; encoded by the coding sequence ATGAAAAAAACAGTGATTATCGCAACGCTTTCCGCGTTATTAACGCTGCCTGCGCTGGCCGAAGAGAAAGGCGGTTTCAAAAATGACGAAGCGCCGCCACCGCCGCACCAGCTAAAAGATGGCTATCGCGGCATCACGGACGCCCGTTCTATAGACGTGAAGCAGGCCAAAGAGATGCACGACGGCGGAACCGTGACGCTGCGCGGTTATCTGATCAAGAAAAAAGGCGACGATCTCTATCAGTTCCGCGATAAAGGCGGCGATATTGATGTCATGATCCCGCATGCGGTTTTTCAGGGCAAAGACGTGAGCCCGGATGAGCTGGTCGGCATCAGCGGCACGCTCGATAAGAAACAAAAGCCGTACCGCATTCGTGTGAGCCATTTCCAGAAAGAGTAA
- a CDS encoding GNAT family N-acetyltransferase: MPPETPFNDALLTFGSASLSYRPITPDDWPFFLSLQRDDAVMRFVADPRTDAQRMQDFAARLPPWTPLSAHWLCLLIRETRSGLPVGVTGFVMRGDGIAEVGFLLSSAFQGRGYGYESLRAICRLAFKECGLRRLVATVTGGNIASKKTLEKAGFIQEGTLRESYYLGGRWHDDWLFGLLARDDNYHNPQG; this comes from the coding sequence ATGCCACCCGAGACGCCTTTTAACGACGCTCTGTTGACCTTCGGGTCCGCCAGTCTGAGTTACCGGCCCATTACGCCCGACGACTGGCCCTTCTTTTTAAGCCTGCAACGCGACGACGCCGTGATGCGTTTTGTCGCCGACCCGCGCACTGACGCGCAGAGGATGCAGGATTTCGCCGCACGTCTGCCGCCCTGGACGCCGCTGAGCGCTCACTGGCTCTGTCTGCTTATCCGCGAAACGCGCAGCGGCCTGCCCGTGGGCGTGACGGGGTTTGTCATGCGCGGCGACGGTATCGCGGAAGTAGGGTTTCTGCTCAGCAGCGCCTTTCAGGGGCGCGGCTACGGTTATGAGTCGTTGCGCGCTATTTGCCGCTTAGCCTTTAAAGAATGCGGCCTGCGCCGGCTGGTTGCGACCGTCACCGGCGGCAATATCGCCTCGAAGAAAACGCTGGAGAAAGCCGGGTTTATTCAGGAAGGCACGCTACGTGAGAGCTATTATCTCGGCGGGCGCTGGCACGACGACTGGCTGTTCGGCCTGCTGGCGCGGGATGATAACTACCACAACCCGCAGGGCTAA
- a CDS encoding STY4199 family HEPN domain-containing protein, with amino-acid sequence MARTTQPLVRETFETALTVIRQASVEILVLLGVNVAEGKDPQWFLQQLDQARLNLGNWATVARRLNLNDADMSQFTLQLRHLQQLVPQYESGQDVTENQLLAALRFVTCLEKVRNQQPKLGYSTDMDVNKEAKQGEALRQLRALDLTLRGMVREAWPDEQQRVNQLKQLCGGDKVRRWLKMGDKGDVLSGMLFSELAMLVVDKKLFARHYDRLFQGATSLTLFVEPRKTLQTLLDDIRDIRNTATLGKPLSGAQEVMLDNYFNAISAPLHKACGEGRTRVNPAALMKADDAQLKTFFEHAAKKNSVVGGDIFEVRDTIESPSKRQDGKKQETRQLVMGAVWGAVGLGAIALVVGALFIASDSLNPPTAARDTTAPVATAMAAEPENNDDSPRHKLNNMGITWDEENLRAAIDRDDAVVTRLFLEAGMNWKLAWTEQALAKNQEATLETLLRYRVQMDESKPCRRMITTLSHAMSQGEKLTSMRKQYLQAFCTAPVVVQRQKHELEQAQLRAQANPGDETKKWVKIREAIYQTIR; translated from the coding sequence ATGGCCCGCACCACACAGCCTCTGGTAAGAGAAACGTTTGAAACTGCGCTCACGGTGATTCGTCAGGCGTCGGTTGAGATCCTGGTTTTGCTTGGCGTTAACGTCGCGGAAGGAAAAGATCCGCAATGGTTTCTGCAACAGCTTGATCAGGCGCGCCTGAATCTCGGCAACTGGGCGACCGTCGCCCGGCGGCTGAATCTCAACGACGCCGACATGTCCCAGTTCACCCTGCAACTACGCCATTTGCAGCAGCTGGTGCCGCAGTATGAGAGCGGCCAGGATGTTACCGAGAATCAGCTTCTTGCCGCGCTGCGCTTCGTGACCTGCCTTGAGAAGGTACGCAACCAGCAGCCGAAGCTCGGCTACTCCACCGATATGGACGTGAATAAAGAGGCGAAGCAGGGAGAAGCGCTGCGCCAGCTGCGCGCGCTGGATCTGACACTGCGCGGCATGGTGCGCGAGGCATGGCCTGATGAACAGCAGCGCGTCAATCAGCTTAAGCAGTTGTGCGGCGGCGATAAAGTGCGTCGCTGGCTGAAAATGGGCGATAAAGGCGATGTGCTGAGCGGCATGCTGTTCAGCGAGCTGGCGATGCTGGTAGTGGATAAAAAGCTCTTCGCCCGCCATTACGACCGGCTTTTCCAGGGCGCGACCTCGCTGACGCTGTTCGTCGAGCCGCGTAAAACGCTGCAAACGCTGCTGGATGACATCCGTGATATCCGTAATACCGCCACGCTCGGCAAACCGCTCTCCGGCGCGCAGGAAGTGATGCTGGATAACTATTTCAACGCCATCAGCGCACCTCTGCATAAAGCCTGCGGCGAAGGGCGCACGCGCGTGAATCCTGCCGCGCTGATGAAGGCGGATGACGCGCAGTTAAAAACCTTTTTCGAGCATGCGGCGAAGAAAAACAGCGTGGTCGGCGGCGATATTTTTGAGGTGCGCGACACTATCGAAAGCCCGAGCAAGCGGCAGGACGGCAAAAAGCAGGAGACGCGCCAGCTGGTTATGGGCGCGGTGTGGGGTGCGGTGGGTCTTGGCGCTATCGCGCTGGTGGTTGGCGCGCTGTTTATCGCCAGTGATTCGCTCAACCCGCCGACTGCGGCGCGCGACACCACGGCGCCGGTCGCCACCGCGATGGCCGCCGAGCCGGAAAACAATGACGACAGCCCGCGCCACAAGCTCAACAATATGGGCATCACCTGGGATGAAGAAAATCTGCGCGCCGCTATCGACCGTGACGACGCTGTAGTTACGCGCCTCTTTTTAGAAGCCGGGATGAACTGGAAATTAGCCTGGACCGAGCAGGCGCTCGCGAAAAACCAGGAGGCGACGCTTGAGACGCTGCTGCGCTATCGCGTGCAGATGGATGAGTCAAAGCCGTGCCGGCGGATGATCACGACCCTGAGCCACGCGATGTCGCAGGGCGAAAAGCTGACGTCGATGCGTAAACAATATTTGCAGGCGTTTTGCACCGCGCCGGTGGTGGTACAGCGCCAGAAGCATGAGCTGGAGCAGGCGCAGCTGCGTGCGCAGGCGAATCCGGGCGACGAAACAAAGAAATGGGTGAAGATTCGCGAGGCGATTTACCAGACGATTCGGTAA